The nucleotide sequence CCAACGACAACCCCGACGATCTCAAGGCCTACCTTGATCAGCACCGCAAGGCCGTCGCATGGTCGATCGTCGCCTGCGGCCAGGATCAGAGCGTGCTCTACGACCGAACCTATATGAGCTACGCCTACACGATCATGCAACCAGGCGAGGTCGGCACGGCGCTGACGGTCGCGCCGTATGTCAGCCTGGCGCGCAACGCGATCCCTTCCGGTGGCTTCAACCAGCTCAACAGCATGACGCTCTCCGAGTGGGTCAAAGAGATGGGCTTCGAGAGCCGCTAGCACACCATCAGGCCGCGACTTCGGGGCAGCTTCCAGTATCTTTCGCAGCCTGGAGCACATACCGGCGCCGTCACCCTGCCGCTTGAGGCTACACCAGGGCCGGTGTCAGGCAGGCGACATGCGCTGCCCTGAGTTCCGAC is from Herpetosiphonaceae bacterium and encodes:
- a CDS encoding histidine decarboxylase, pyruvoyl type, whose product is NDNPDDLKAYLDQHRKAVAWSIVACGQDQSVLYDRTYMSYAYTIMQPGEVGTALTVAPYVSLARNAIPSGGFNQLNSMTLSEWVKEMGFESR